A genomic window from Mesosutterella faecium includes:
- a CDS encoding LysE family translocator produces MTGIVNYGAFITAGILLNLTPGVDTLYILTRSCTGGRRVGVASALGISTGILFHLTLVSLGLAAVLASAPSAFFALKCLGVGYLFYLGVKAFRESGSALGDAAGRARPASLLRSWRDGALTNALNPKVALFFLAFLPAFVAPGAESSPVPFLLLGLTFLATSTVWNVLLAVLSGSLLSALNRSPSARLRAVRGSGLVYWLLGLGVLVSRPS; encoded by the coding sequence ATGACCGGCATTGTGAACTACGGGGCTTTCATCACGGCAGGGATCCTGCTCAACCTCACCCCCGGGGTCGACACGCTTTACATCCTCACCCGCTCCTGCACGGGAGGCAGACGGGTCGGCGTGGCCTCGGCGCTGGGCATTTCAACGGGCATCCTCTTTCACCTGACGCTCGTCTCGCTGGGGCTCGCCGCGGTGCTCGCGAGCGCCCCTTCCGCATTTTTCGCGCTGAAGTGCCTGGGGGTGGGCTATCTCTTTTATCTGGGCGTGAAGGCTTTCCGCGAAAGCGGCAGCGCCCTGGGCGACGCGGCGGGGCGCGCCCGCCCGGCAAGCCTCCTGCGCTCCTGGCGCGACGGCGCGCTCACCAACGCGCTCAATCCCAAGGTGGCTCTCTTTTTCTTAGCCTTCCTGCCCGCCTTCGTCGCGCCCGGGGCGGAATCGAGCCCCGTTCCCTTTCTGCTGCTCGGGCTCACGTTTCTCGCGACGAGCACGGTCTGGAACGTGCTGCTTGCCGTGCTCTCGGGGAGCCTGCTGTCCGCCCTGAACCGCAGCCCCTCGGCCCGGCTCCGCGCGGTCCGCGGCTCCGGGCTCGTCTACTGGCTGCTCGGGCTCGGGGTGCTCGTGAGCCGCCCGTCCTGA
- a CDS encoding AraC family transcriptional regulator: MKKSRPVDPMSLAAAFPPRVESGRETTEHGGADFPLALYRREPAALPFGRTGWHWHEELQVCVVEEGCVLFRVGEEELEAGKGSLLFINSRIPHTARPKLPEGSTGPARYLCVDFKPRLLAGLPSSLIGKRYVSPFEGERGPESALLPRAQAAAELSRAADAKERKQAGWELRALGALLLLWAELLPELSRRARAGGKRAASSARASRCAAAMIDFIEAHAGEPLKLSAVARAANLSESEARRVFTRTTGESPMAYLRRRRLERAAALLEQPGLSVEEAAAACGFSSASYFVRAFRKEKGLPPLRWRRAGREP; this comes from the coding sequence ATGAAAAAGAGCCGCCCGGTCGACCCCATGAGCCTAGCCGCGGCCTTTCCGCCGCGGGTAGAAAGCGGCCGCGAGACCACCGAGCACGGCGGCGCGGACTTTCCGCTCGCCCTTTACCGCAGGGAGCCCGCTGCGCTGCCCTTCGGCCGCACGGGCTGGCACTGGCACGAGGAGCTGCAGGTCTGCGTCGTGGAGGAGGGATGCGTCCTTTTCCGGGTGGGGGAGGAAGAGCTCGAGGCGGGCAAAGGCAGCCTTCTTTTCATCAACTCGCGGATCCCGCACACCGCCCGCCCAAAACTGCCTGAGGGGAGCACCGGCCCCGCGCGGTACCTCTGCGTCGACTTCAAGCCGCGGCTTCTCGCGGGGCTGCCCTCGAGCCTGATCGGAAAGCGCTACGTGAGCCCCTTTGAGGGGGAGCGGGGGCCGGAGTCCGCGCTGCTGCCCCGGGCGCAGGCGGCCGCCGAACTCTCGCGCGCGGCCGACGCGAAGGAAAGGAAGCAGGCGGGCTGGGAGCTGCGGGCCCTCGGGGCCCTTCTCCTGCTCTGGGCAGAACTGCTCCCGGAGCTCTCGCGCAGGGCCCGCGCGGGAGGAAAGCGCGCGGCCTCCTCGGCCCGCGCGAGCCGGTGCGCCGCGGCCATGATCGACTTCATCGAGGCGCACGCCGGAGAACCCCTGAAGCTCTCCGCGGTCGCCCGGGCCGCAAACCTTTCGGAGTCCGAAGCGAGGCGGGTCTTCACCCGCACGACGGGCGAGAGCCCCATGGCGTACCTGCGCCGCAGGCGGCTCGAGCGGGCCGCTGCGCTTCTCGAGCAGCCGGGGCTTTCGGTGGAGGAGGCGGCCGCCGCCTGCGGCTTTTCATCCGCCTCCTACTTCGTGAGGGCCTTCAGGAAGGAAAAGGGGCTGCCTCCCCTCAGGTGGAGGCGTGCGGGCCGAGAGCCCTGA
- the iadA gene encoding beta-aspartyl-peptidase, with protein sequence MKPILIKNARVYSPDDLGVNDVLMAAGRFLAVGPDLSVSLPGLETIDAKGKILAPGFFDQHIHVTGGGGEGGPVSRTPELVLSELIACGTTSLVGVSGTDFITRSIENLLAKVRALSAEGANAWMYTSNYRFPPTTMSGEAAKDIFMVPECLGVKIALGDHRSSFPTVDEVIHLLADIRLAGMITGKVGVLHIHSGNIPGAFDMYREIVSRGFPIKHIRPTHCARIRHVFDSAVAFAKAGGYIDITTGGSCCFKEGPAEAFAEALEAGVDPKLITMSSDGHGSKPRFDDKGNMVGLAVCGIECNLSTVQKLIRDYRLPVPTVLGFITRNVADSHGLAGQGRVEEGAVANALLFDEDFSLTDVFSKGRQMMRSGEIIVKGTFEA encoded by the coding sequence ATGAAGCCCATTTTGATCAAGAACGCCCGCGTCTACTCTCCCGACGACCTCGGCGTGAACGACGTCCTCATGGCCGCAGGCCGCTTCCTCGCGGTGGGGCCGGACCTCTCGGTAAGCCTCCCCGGGCTCGAGACGATCGACGCGAAGGGCAAAATCCTCGCGCCCGGCTTTTTCGACCAGCACATCCACGTGACCGGAGGCGGCGGCGAGGGCGGCCCGGTCTCAAGGACGCCGGAACTCGTGCTCTCGGAGCTCATCGCCTGCGGCACCACGAGCCTCGTCGGGGTCTCGGGAACCGACTTCATCACCCGCTCGATCGAGAACCTGCTCGCCAAGGTGCGCGCTCTTTCGGCCGAGGGCGCGAACGCCTGGATGTACACGAGCAACTACCGCTTCCCGCCCACCACGATGAGCGGGGAGGCCGCGAAGGACATCTTCATGGTGCCCGAGTGCCTCGGCGTGAAGATTGCGTTGGGGGACCACAGGAGCTCGTTTCCGACCGTGGACGAGGTGATCCACCTGCTTGCCGACATCCGCCTTGCCGGCATGATCACGGGCAAGGTCGGGGTCCTGCACATCCACTCGGGCAACATCCCCGGGGCCTTCGACATGTACAGGGAAATCGTCTCGCGGGGTTTCCCGATCAAGCACATCCGCCCCACCCACTGCGCGCGCATCCGCCACGTGTTCGACTCGGCCGTGGCCTTTGCGAAGGCGGGCGGCTACATCGACATCACGACCGGGGGCTCGTGCTGCTTCAAGGAGGGCCCGGCCGAGGCCTTCGCCGAGGCGCTCGAGGCCGGCGTCGACCCGAAGCTGATCACGATGAGCTCCGACGGCCACGGCTCGAAGCCGCGCTTTGACGACAAGGGCAACATGGTGGGGCTCGCGGTCTGCGGCATCGAGTGCAACCTCTCGACCGTGCAGAAGCTGATCCGCGACTACCGGCTGCCGGTCCCGACGGTGCTGGGCTTCATCACCCGCAACGTCGCCGACTCCCACGGGCTCGCCGGCCAGGGCCGGGTGGAAGAGGGCGCGGTCGCGAACGCCCTCCTTTTCGACGAGGACTTCAGCCTGACCGACGTCTTCTCGAAGGGCCGCCAGATGATGCGCTCGGGCGAAATCATCGTGAAGGGGACCTTCGAGGCCTGA
- the dcuC gene encoding C4-dicarboxylate transporter DcuC — MIAACFGVDPVSPKASTHFIGFDFAQAFTDKMKGRLPGLGLNIMWIAGFSYYMDKIGASKALVKACVRPLSAIRSPYVLLAVTYVIGQFMALFINSAVGLGLLLMASIYPLLIALGVSKTSAAAVIGSTCCLDLGPSSSNAMRAADLLNTDVVTYFVQNQIPVAVCVIAVVAVGHFFVQRWFDRRDAAAGAAEAAGPAEKRDVSKAFEGAGPGWYAVLPMVPLVLLIVFSPMVYKGVKLSLQTAIILSILLAFVVDLVTHRQVKEAILRTKSVFEGMGKVFTSTVSLICCAELFALGMTKVGGITTMIQAAASMESAGVWLMLLVMIAIMVIATLVTGSGNAAFFAFSPLLPEAAASVGMNAAVLAVPVQLSAGIARTMCPIAGVTIAVSSIAGISPFQLVRRTIPVMVLALITNIAASAVFL; from the coding sequence GTGATCGCAGCCTGCTTCGGCGTCGATCCGGTCTCGCCCAAGGCCTCCACGCACTTCATCGGGTTTGACTTCGCGCAGGCCTTCACCGACAAGATGAAGGGCAGGCTCCCGGGGCTCGGCCTCAACATCATGTGGATCGCGGGCTTTTCCTACTACATGGACAAGATCGGCGCCTCCAAGGCGCTCGTGAAAGCCTGCGTGCGGCCGCTCTCGGCGATCCGCTCGCCTTACGTGCTGCTGGCCGTCACCTACGTGATCGGGCAGTTCATGGCGCTGTTCATCAACTCCGCGGTGGGGCTGGGGCTGCTGCTGATGGCCTCGATCTATCCTCTGCTCATCGCGCTCGGGGTCTCGAAGACCTCGGCCGCGGCGGTGATCGGCTCGACCTGCTGCCTCGACCTCGGGCCCTCGTCCTCCAACGCCATGCGGGCGGCCGACCTCCTCAACACGGACGTGGTCACCTACTTCGTGCAGAACCAGATCCCGGTGGCGGTCTGCGTGATCGCGGTGGTCGCGGTCGGGCACTTCTTCGTGCAGCGGTGGTTTGACCGCAGGGACGCGGCCGCCGGCGCCGCTGAGGCCGCCGGGCCCGCTGAAAAGCGCGATGTCTCCAAGGCCTTCGAAGGCGCGGGCCCGGGCTGGTACGCGGTGCTCCCGATGGTGCCGCTTGTGCTTCTCATCGTCTTCTCGCCCATGGTCTACAAGGGCGTGAAGCTGTCGCTGCAGACCGCGATCATCCTCTCGATCCTGCTCGCCTTCGTGGTGGACCTCGTGACGCACCGCCAGGTGAAGGAGGCGATCCTTCGCACGAAGTCCGTCTTCGAGGGCATGGGCAAGGTCTTCACCTCGACGGTCTCGCTCATCTGCTGCGCCGAGCTCTTCGCGCTCGGCATGACCAAGGTCGGGGGCATCACCACGATGATCCAGGCCGCGGCCTCCATGGAGTCGGCGGGCGTGTGGCTGATGCTGCTCGTGATGATCGCGATCATGGTGATCGCGACCCTCGTCACCGGCTCGGGCAACGCCGCCTTCTTCGCCTTTTCGCCCCTGCTGCCCGAGGCCGCGGCCTCTGTCGGCATGAACGCGGCCGTGCTCGCCGTGCCGGTGCAGCTCTCCGCGGGCATCGCCCGCACGATGTGCCCGATCGCGGGCGTCACAATCGCCGTGTCCTCGATTGCGGGCATCAGCCCCTTCCAGCTCGTGCGGCGCACGATTCCCGTGATGGTGCTCGCGCTGATCACCAACATCGCGGCCTCGGCCGTTTTCCTCTGA
- the dcuC gene encoding C4-dicarboxylate transporter DcuC, which produces MTILCWVAVAVIIATIYGLIKRWETRLVLIAAGFLLCCVSLQPMAALNAFAKSMTNNSLIMAICGSMGFAFVASYTKCDRSLVYYLSSPIKGLGIFLIPICTLITFLVNIAIPSAAGCAAAVGSTLIPVMLRARIKPAAAAAAVLAGTIGSYLSPGTSHNPFVAKMAGISVMDFIGTHMWYSIMCGVILIVGTAIVCFILGDGKGDENAQVDQSKLMSNDGFKPNPLGALVMIVPIAILVVGNVWVPAIKTGVAQAMLIGAICALLVARADPQQFSREFFKGMGKGYADVLGIIIAAGVFAAGLRTSGLIDAGIAALKESNEFARWGGSLGPWIMGVLSGSGDAATLAFNETVTPHAKEFGMTIESLGGLAFLSGALGRTMSPIAGVTILVSGIAMVNPLEVVKRTCIPCVIAVIACALLMV; this is translated from the coding sequence ATGACAATACTGTGCTGGGTCGCGGTCGCGGTGATCATCGCGACCATCTACGGCCTGATCAAACGCTGGGAGACGCGCCTGGTGCTGATCGCGGCGGGCTTCCTGCTCTGCTGCGTGAGCCTGCAGCCGATGGCCGCGCTCAACGCCTTTGCCAAATCGATGACGAACAACTCGCTCATCATGGCAATCTGCGGCTCGATGGGCTTTGCCTTCGTCGCGAGCTACACGAAGTGCGACCGCTCGCTCGTCTATTACCTGTCCTCCCCGATCAAGGGGCTCGGCATTTTCCTGATCCCGATCTGCACCCTGATCACGTTCCTCGTGAACATCGCGATCCCCTCGGCCGCGGGCTGCGCCGCGGCCGTGGGCTCGACCCTGATCCCGGTGATGCTGCGCGCGAGGATCAAGCCCGCGGCGGCCGCCGCCGCAGTGCTCGCCGGCACGATCGGCTCGTACCTGTCGCCCGGCACCTCGCACAACCCCTTCGTTGCCAAAATGGCCGGCATCAGCGTGATGGACTTCATCGGCACGCACATGTGGTACTCCATCATGTGCGGCGTGATCCTCATCGTGGGCACGGCGATCGTCTGCTTCATCCTGGGCGACGGCAAGGGCGATGAGAACGCCCAGGTTGACCAGAGCAAGCTCATGAGCAACGACGGCTTCAAGCCCAACCCGCTCGGCGCCCTGGTGATGATCGTCCCGATCGCGATCCTCGTGGTCGGCAACGTCTGGGTCCCGGCGATCAAGACCGGCGTCGCGCAGGCCATGCTGATCGGCGCGATCTGCGCCCTGCTGGTGGCCCGCGCCGACCCGCAGCAGTTCTCCCGCGAGTTCTTCAAGGGCATGGGCAAGGGCTACGCCGACGTGCTGGGCATCATCATCGCCGCGGGCGTCTTCGCCGCGGGCCTTCGCACCTCGGGCCTCATTGACGCGGGCATCGCCGCGCTGAAGGAATCGAACGAATTCGCCCGCTGGGGCGGCTCCCTCGGCCCCTGGATCATGGGCGTGCTCTCCGGCTCGGGCGACGCTGCGACCCTTGCCTTCAACGAGACCGTCACTCCGCACGCGAAGGAATTCGGCATGACGATCGAGAGCCTGGGCGGCCTCGCGTTCCTCTCGGGCGCCCTCGGTCGCACGATGTCCCCGATCGCGGGCGTCACGATCCTCGTGTCCGGCATCGCGATGGTGAATCCGCTTGAGGTCGTGAAGCGCACCTGCATCCCCTGCGTGATCGCGGTGATCGCCTGCGCGCTGCTCATGGTCTAG
- a CDS encoding MFS transporter, with translation MSKTTFALIALASTFFGIGITEFIGVGILPEISEEFSVSTSTAGLIVSLYALGQGIGGILLTSLTSRQARKKVLLASIVLFIAGHVLTALAPTFFTLLAARIISAAAHGLFFSIASAAAVSMVPPSKAAGAVAFIFSGFTVATAFAAPLGTYISSLAGWRIPFFGIALVGVVALALNKLALPDDIRTSSNPPSARDQLRLVTHPHVLLMMAVTILGYGSTFAAFTYLSPLLTEVTGIDAPMVSAVLVLYGVTVAIGNTAGGRIGNGNQLHALFFIFIVQALVLAGLYFALPHTVPALAAVSLMGIMAFMSIPSLQSYILVLAKRNVPSAVDLASSLNIASFSLGITVGATLGGLVIDHAGLACTPLAAAGMAAAAVLLTVVSMKMEARELSAKGNPRACCSAAAAAEIAG, from the coding sequence ATGTCAAAGACAACCTTTGCCCTGATCGCCCTGGCGTCCACCTTTTTCGGCATCGGCATTACGGAGTTCATCGGCGTCGGGATCCTGCCGGAGATTTCCGAGGAGTTTTCCGTTTCCACATCCACCGCGGGCCTGATTGTGTCCCTTTATGCGCTGGGGCAGGGCATCGGCGGCATCCTGCTCACCTCCCTGACGTCCCGGCAGGCGCGCAAAAAGGTGCTCCTTGCCTCCATCGTCCTTTTCATCGCGGGCCACGTGCTCACGGCTCTCGCCCCCACCTTCTTCACGCTCCTGGCGGCCCGTATCATCTCCGCCGCGGCCCACGGCCTCTTCTTCTCGATCGCCTCGGCGGCGGCCGTGAGCATGGTGCCCCCCAGCAAGGCGGCCGGCGCCGTGGCCTTCATCTTCAGCGGCTTTACCGTTGCCACAGCCTTCGCAGCGCCGCTCGGCACCTATATTTCCAGCCTGGCCGGCTGGCGGATTCCGTTCTTCGGCATCGCGCTGGTGGGCGTCGTCGCTCTGGCGCTCAATAAGCTCGCGCTTCCCGACGACATCCGGACCTCGTCCAACCCGCCCTCGGCGAGGGATCAGCTCCGGCTCGTCACCCACCCGCACGTTCTTCTCATGATGGCGGTCACCATCCTGGGCTACGGCTCCACCTTCGCCGCCTTCACCTATCTCTCGCCGCTGCTCACGGAAGTCACCGGCATTGACGCCCCCATGGTGAGCGCGGTGCTCGTCCTCTACGGCGTGACCGTGGCGATCGGAAACACCGCCGGCGGCAGAATCGGAAACGGGAACCAGCTTCACGCCCTGTTCTTCATTTTCATCGTCCAGGCCCTGGTGCTCGCCGGCCTCTACTTTGCGCTTCCACACACCGTTCCCGCCCTTGCCGCCGTCAGCCTGATGGGCATCATGGCCTTCATGAGCATTCCCAGCCTCCAGTCCTACATCCTGGTTCTTGCCAAGCGGAATGTTCCTTCGGCCGTGGACCTTGCGTCTTCCCTGAACATCGCTTCCTTCAGCCTCGGCATCACCGTCGGCGCCACCCTGGGCGGCCTGGTGATCGACCACGCGGGCCTTGCCTGCACGCCGCTTGCCGCTGCCGGCATGGCCGCTGCGGCCGTGCTTCTCACGGTGGTGTCCATGAAGATGGAGGCCCGGGAGCTCTCCGCCAAAGGAAATCCCCGCGCCTGCTGCTCCGCGGCGGCGGCAGCTGAAATTGCGGGGTGA
- a CDS encoding winged helix-turn-helix transcriptional regulator produces MKKIYHLAVDATLDVIRGKWKLRILCHLGNGTLRTGELRRLMPGISQKMLTQSLKELENAHIVSRRSYNEVPPRVEYSLTERGMSLRDILVEMSDWGSALVKARQEEGDDVRILNSDDEGFKNMGSQANK; encoded by the coding sequence TTGAAAAAAATTTATCATCTCGCGGTCGACGCCACCCTCGATGTCATCCGCGGCAAATGGAAGCTGCGGATCCTCTGCCATTTGGGAAACGGAACGCTCCGCACCGGGGAGCTCCGCCGCCTCATGCCCGGCATTTCGCAGAAAATGCTGACTCAGTCCTTAAAAGAGCTGGAAAACGCCCATATCGTGAGCCGCCGCTCCTATAACGAAGTGCCGCCCCGCGTCGAATACAGCCTCACGGAGCGGGGCATGAGCCTGCGCGACATCCTGGTGGAAATGTCCGACTGGGGCTCGGCCCTTGTGAAGGCGAGGCAGGAAGAAGGCGACGACGTCCGGATCCTGAATTCGGACGACGAGGGATTCAAGAATATGGGGAGTCAGGCCAATAAATAA
- a CDS encoding GNAT family N-acetyltransferase, with the protein MNIRRAVQADLPKLLEIYNYEVVNGVATFDTEPLTLKERQAWFDAHNVGNHPLIVAEADGVPAGYATLSTFNSKAAYDSTVELSIYVAPECRGRHVGRELMGAIIALAKEDPRTHRVVSIITGTNEASIALHKKFGFRYAGTITEAGFKKGRYLDVGYWELAV; encoded by the coding sequence ATGAACATCAGACGCGCGGTGCAGGCCGACCTGCCAAAGTTGCTTGAAATCTATAACTACGAGGTGGTGAACGGCGTGGCCACCTTCGACACGGAGCCCCTCACGCTCAAAGAGCGCCAGGCGTGGTTCGACGCCCACAACGTCGGGAACCACCCCCTCATCGTCGCAGAGGCGGACGGGGTTCCGGCGGGCTACGCGACGCTTTCCACCTTCAACAGCAAGGCCGCCTACGATTCGACCGTGGAGCTTTCCATTTATGTGGCCCCGGAGTGCCGCGGCCGGCACGTGGGCCGGGAGCTGATGGGCGCGATCATCGCGCTCGCGAAGGAAGACCCCCGCACGCACCGCGTGGTCTCCATCATCACGGGGACGAACGAGGCCTCGATCGCGCTGCATAAAAAATTCGGCTTCCGGTACGCGGGCACCATCACCGAGGCGGGCTTCAAGAAGGGCCGCTATCTGGATGTGGGCTACTGGGAGCTCGCGGTCTGA
- a CDS encoding ESPR domain-containing protein: MNTIYKVIWDASRSMFVVASEFARSHRKAARRAASAVLLGGIAAAGAGGAAYAADVTQTYDSSLTTYVVSPNC; the protein is encoded by the coding sequence ATGAACACGATCTACAAGGTCATCTGGGACGCTTCCAGAAGCATGTTCGTCGTCGCCAGCGAATTCGCGAGATCGCACCGGAAGGCTGCCCGCAGAGCAGCCTCTGCAGTCCTTCTTGGAGGAATCGCCGCAGCCGGGGCCGGGGGAGCGGCTTATGCCGCAGACGTGACCCAGACCTACGACTCCAGCCTGACTACATACGTGGTCAGCCCAAACTGTTGA
- a CDS encoding IS110 family transposase: MNSTLSNNPAVVIGIDLAKTQCDVVGFDKDRKIALKLPRISKEKLLERLANMPRASVLMEACGGSHCFVRKVKALGHDGRLLNPGDVKRIRCGHQKNNMLDAAYIAWAWYIPGISYVVPKTQAQQDLQSLQRIYQGYMKTRIEFGNRIHALLLEYGLSSPQTSRFIAEQLPEFIETHTKDLTPLAGEALLMLRDSWLEASEWEKKAGQKYDELVRANEASKRLMTIPGIGPKCAGALLTHCGEASRFRDSRQFAASLGLVPRQNSTGDRDTLGHITKRGPKHPRSMLVQGASALMIMADRLEGALGEWVRKIKASGKKYGVKVCAIAAKLARIAWRILCEKGMEYRPQPIKAGRSRAAA; the protein is encoded by the coding sequence ATGAATTCTACCCTCTCAAACAATCCCGCTGTTGTCATCGGCATCGACCTTGCCAAAACTCAGTGTGATGTTGTTGGTTTTGACAAAGATCGGAAGATAGCCCTGAAGCTGCCCCGCATTTCGAAGGAAAAGCTGCTGGAAAGGCTTGCGAACATGCCCCGGGCCTCCGTTCTGATGGAGGCCTGCGGCGGAAGCCACTGCTTCGTCCGCAAGGTGAAAGCGCTGGGGCACGACGGACGCCTCCTGAACCCCGGGGATGTGAAGCGCATACGGTGCGGGCATCAGAAGAACAACATGCTTGACGCCGCCTACATCGCCTGGGCCTGGTACATTCCAGGCATCAGCTATGTGGTCCCGAAAACCCAGGCGCAGCAGGATCTCCAGTCCCTGCAGCGCATCTATCAGGGCTACATGAAGACCCGCATAGAATTCGGAAACAGAATTCACGCCCTGCTGCTCGAATATGGTTTAAGCAGTCCTCAAACAAGCCGGTTCATAGCCGAACAGCTGCCGGAGTTCATAGAGACGCATACGAAGGATCTGACGCCTTTGGCAGGGGAAGCCCTCCTGATGCTACGGGACTCCTGGCTCGAGGCCTCTGAATGGGAGAAAAAGGCCGGACAGAAATATGACGAACTCGTGCGTGCAAACGAGGCCTCGAAGCGTCTGATGACAATTCCGGGCATTGGCCCCAAATGCGCCGGCGCTCTCCTCACGCACTGCGGGGAAGCCTCCCGCTTCCGCGACAGCCGGCAGTTTGCGGCTTCTCTCGGCCTTGTGCCCCGCCAGAACTCGACTGGAGACAGGGACACCCTGGGCCACATTACGAAGAGAGGACCGAAACACCCCAGATCCATGTTAGTTCAGGGGGCCTCGGCTTTGATGATCATGGCTGACAGGCTCGAGGGAGCTCTTGGCGAATGGGTCCGGAAGATCAAGGCGTCCGGAAAGAAATACGGCGTCAAGGTCTGCGCCATCGCGGCAAAGCTCGCCCGCATCGCCTGGAGAATACTCTGTGAGAAAGGCATGGAATACAGACCTCAGCCCATCAAAGCCGGCAGATCGAGGGCTGCGGCTTAA